CACTGACTCCCTTTACCATGGAAGTAGCTTCGCTATCTTTTGCAGTTAATAAAGCTCCATTTTGCGATGGAATTCCATGACCTGAGTAGTAAAAATAGATTGTATCGCCTCTTTCAATATTTCTTTGTAAATCTGTGAATATTTTAAGAATATTTTTTTCAGTCGCATTTTCACCAATTGCAGTTAAGATTTGATTTTTTGGAACACCAAGAAGTTTATGGAAAGTGTCTTTTAAAAGTAAAGAGCTACGAACAGAGAAAGGAACAGTTCCTAAATCTTCATAATTTTCAACTCCAATAACAACAAGCCACTTTTTTGAATCTAATGTTGCGAAATCTTTTCTCTCTAAATCTTTTCTCAAATCATTGTCAAAAGATTCATCTGCGATTGATTCTAGAGTTTTTTCTGGAATTGCACTCAAAGAGTATTTGACTTTTTTTGGAATTCCAAAATATAAATTTCTCGAGAATTTTGCACCATCTCTATTTATATAGCCGATGAGGTTTTTTCCACCAATTTCAAATTTTGAAAATTCAAATTTGAGATTTTCGTTCTCTTTCCAAAACTCAACTTCAATACTATTTTCACCATTTTTAAAATCTAAAATAAGATCTCTTGCACTGCTTCTATTATTCACATTTAAAAGAAATTTTTGTTGGAAATCTGTTTTTGTTGAGTATAAAATTACTGAAAGATACCCATTGTAGAATCTTCCAAATTCAAGAGAGAGATTTCCGAGTGCTTTTGGAATTACTTTGAGTGTAAAGTTGTCTATTTTTTCGTGGCTTTCCTCGAGGTTTTGGTGAAAAAATCTCTTGTCTTTTTCCAAACTCCAATTAAAAAGAGATGCTTGGTAATTAAACCTAGCAATGGCTTTATTGTATTTTCGCAATTCTTCTTTATATGCCTCTTTCTCATCGGAACTAAAATTTAATTGGTAAGTTGGTGGAGATAGAGATACTCTTTTTGGTTCTGTTTCAAATTTTATGAAGTTAGAAAAATTTAGGAAATTTCCAATTTCGCTCGAAACAGCATTGTAGAGTTTTATGTGATTTTTTTCTATTTGAAAACCGTTTTTAACTCTAATTTTAACTTTACGATCTTCAACAAAACTCTGCAACTCAAGAGAAGATTTAATGAAATTTTCTTCGACAAGTCGATAGGAAAGAAATGCTTTTCGTCGCTCACCATCACTTAATTTTTTAAGACTCTTTTTTTGAAGGTATTTTTTTAAAAATGTCTGTTCCTCAGCGAGTTTGTCAAAACCGTTTGCGATTTCAATGAATTTAACAAGATAATTTAATTTCTCTTTTCGCAATCTTTTTAAGACTTTTATCTCTTTTTCAGATTTTTTTATATTTTCAGAAGCATTTGATACTTTGCTTTGTGCAATTGTTCCAGAAACTCCGTTTCCAACACGGCTAAAAATACCGCCATTACAACCCTCAAAAATGAGGACAAAAGCTAATAAGCTAAAAATTTTATACATTTTTTCTCCTACCAAAGTCCAAGTTCTACACGAATTTGAGTTTCCCAAATTTCACTATCGTCATACTCTTTAATGCCATACTCATCAACTTTTTCATCCTGTTTCCAATAGGAAGCTTCAACTCCCATATTCAGATAGATTCCATAATCTGAAAACCAAATCCAGCCAAGCCCAAGAACAGGACGAAATTGACTCTCCTGTTTTCTATAAATATAACCGCTATTTTCGAGAATTTGATCGACACCAATTTTAAAATACCCATCTGCACCGTCAATCTCTTTATCAGCTAAACCGACTAACCAGTGATATTGCAAAACTTCATATGAATTATTGAACGGCTCTAAATCTCTAAATTTTGATGAGGTCTCTAAGTCAGTATATTCATTGGAGATTTTTTCTCTTCTTGAAATTAGTTCAGTAACTTTTCTGTATTCAACTCCCAATCCGTAATATCTTAAACCGAAAAAATATCCTTTTCCCTCGGAATATAATTCGCTTGTTCTGACTTCATCAATATCAGAAGTCTCTGTTAAATATGAGAAAAATCCTCCCCCAAAAATGTGTAATCCTCTATGATTTCTGTTGAGTTCTCGACTTCGATTTTTTGATTCTGTCAAATCTTTATTTGCCTCTCTCAAATCTGTTTTATAACCAACAAGAGAGACCTCATCCCAATCTTCACGATCTTCCATCTCAGAATTGACCTCATCGATAGCATTGTTGGTTTTTAGCATTTTTCGCTCTAATTCCCTCTTTTCTAATTCAACAGTCTCAATTTTGGTATTAATTTCAGAAGTCTTTTGACTGCAACTAATAAAAAAAGTTGAAACTAAAAAGAGAGAGAGCAGGGGAAGATTTTTCATCATAATTCTCCGTTTCGCTTTTTTACTGAGTATTTTCTAGCGAGTTACCCATAATTTGGATTTCATCTTCTCCGCTAATAACAATCTCATTATCAGAATTAAAGAGTTTGCCTTTTTTATCTTTTTTGCCGTAATCAACCCGAATTAAAATCTCTTTGATTGTATTTAATCGAGCAAGTTTTTTGTTGTCCGACCGAACAATTGTCCAAGGCGATTTTGTTGTGTGTGAAGAGAGTAGCATTGAGTATTTTACAATTGTGTATTTTTCCCAAAGGTCTTGAGAGAGTTTATCGACTGGTGAAAGTTTATACTGTTTGAGCGGATCAGTCTCTCTCTTCTTGAATCGTTTTGCCTGTTCTTTTTTGCTCACTGAAAAGTAAAATTTCATAACAATAATTCCAGAATCAACAAGCATCTCCTCAAATTTAGGAACATCTTTTAAAAATTGTGAATGTTCTTCAGCTGAACAGAATCCCATAACTGGCTCAACACCACCACGGTTATACCAACTTCTATCAAAAAGAACAATTTCACCCGCACTTGGCAAATGTTGAATGTATCTCTGAAAATACCACTCTGTTTTTTCTCGGTCTGATGGTTTTTCAAGTGCAACAATTCTAGCACCCCGTGGATTTAAATGTTCAATAATTCGTTTAATTGTTCCACCTTTTCCCGCAGCATCTCGCCCCTCAAAAATAAGAAGCATTTTTAAACCATGCTCTTTTACATAGTTTTGCATTTTAAGTAATTCGATTTGAAGAAGTTTTAACTCTTCCTCATATTCATTAACTCCAATTTTCTTTTTTGGTCTTTTTATACGATCCATGGTTTTCCCATAATTTAAAAAATTTAAGTTTATTATAGTGAAATAGAATTTATTAAAATTTATTTTTTTTACTAGAACCGGGATTTTAATTTTTCCGCTGTGAAATTTGGAGGGGTCAATAACTCCGCCTTAAAGAGCGGAGCTTGTAGATTAGCTATTCGCTGACCTTTACTTTTTTTTACATTTGTTAAATCGCTAAAAGCGACCTGTTAGTAATTATTTGTTATTTTTCTGTTGGAATTATACAAAATTTTAGAAAGGAGAGGCGACTTCCTTCCCGCCATAAATGGCGAGGTCTCCGTCGCAAATTATTGATGAATTTTTTTAATCTACTTTTTTAACATCTTTGTAGAATTCACCATGAACTTTTTTACCATCAAGATAAATTGTTGGAGTTCCACGAACTTCTAATTCATCAGCAACTCTCATATCATTTTCGACTTCAACAACTGCAACTTTATTGTCTAAATCAGCAACTGTGTATTTTTGACCTGTTGCATCATTAAATGCTTTTACAATTTTTGCATTGTCGTACTCTCGACCGCTGATTTTTGAGCTATAAGCTTTTCCAATCGCATCAATTTGTCCCCGAATTTGTGCAAGATACATCAATTTTGAGAGTGGCACAGAAGCTGGGTGAATTGATTGGAGTGGTAAGTGGTAGTAATAAACAGCAAAAGTTTTTGGATAGTTTTTAGCATAGTCAAGAAGAGCAGGAATACTTCGTTGGCAATATGGGCAAAGTGGATCACTAAAAATCACAACTTTGTGTTTTGCATCAGCATTTCCATAAATTAAGTGTGTTTTGTTGTAGTGTTCTTCTCCAACTTTTGGTTGAAAAATTGATTTCCACTCTGTCGCATCTTCTAAAGAAGAGAGAGTTTCTGTAAAATTACAGCCATCTGTAAAAAAAACATTTGTTTGCTCAAACGGTTGAGTTTTTCCACCTCTAGTAAATTTTCCTGAAAACTTCAGTTTGACACCCTTCCAAACATTAAAAGAGTTTG
This genomic window from Thiovulum sp. ES contains:
- a CDS encoding hypothetical protein (PFAM: Caspase domain), whose amino-acid sequence is MYKIFSLLAFVLIFEGCNGGIFSRVGNGVSGTIAQSKVSNASENIKKSEKEIKVLKRLRKEKLNYLVKFIEIANGFDKLAEEQTFLKKYLQKKSLKKLSDGERRKAFLSYRLVEENFIKSSLELQSFVEDRKVKIRVKNGFQIEKNHIKLYNAVSSEIGNFLNFSNFIKFETEPKRVSLSPPTYQLNFSSDEKEAYKEELRKYNKAIARFNYQASLFNWSLEKDKRFFHQNLEESHEKIDNFTLKVIPKALGNLSLEFGRFYNGYLSVILYSTKTDFQQKFLLNVNNRSSARDLILDFKNGENSIEVEFWKENENLKFEFSKFEIGGKNLIGYINRDGAKFSRNLYFGIPKKVKYSLSAIPEKTLESIADESFDNDLRKDLERKDFATLDSKKWLVVIGVENYEDLGTVPFSVRSSLLLKDTFHKLLGVPKNQILTAIGENATEKNILKIFTDLQRNIERGDTIYFYYSGHGIPSQNGALLTAKDSEATSMVKGVSENSDELKLRNIYQKLQKTRAKKVVTVIDSCFSGSAENENGKEEDLLGGRGLASSFVYVKPSTKDFEKLKIITAGGEKDFSNSYEIKGHRLFTYFLLKEVIDGERDLDEIFSETKESVVEKSTDKGEGYIQTPTAENLEDGDKL
- a CDS encoding polyphosphate kinase 2, PA0141 family (PFAM: Polyphosphate kinase 2 (PPK2)~TIGRFAM: polyphosphate kinase 2, PA0141 family); its protein translation is MDRIKRPKKKIGVNEYEEELKLLQIELLKMQNYVKEHGLKMLLIFEGRDAAGKGGTIKRIIEHLNPRGARIVALEKPSDREKTEWYFQRYIQHLPSAGEIVLFDRSWYNRGGVEPVMGFCSAEEHSQFLKDVPKFEEMLVDSGIIVMKFYFSVSKKEQAKRFKKRETDPLKQYKLSPVDKLSQDLWEKYTIVKYSMLLSSHTTKSPWTIVRSDNKKLARLNTIKEILIRVDYGKKDKKGKLFNSDNEIVISGEDEIQIMGNSLENTQ